The DNA sequence TACACGAGGGAACCAGTCACCCCCCTGAGTCCAGATAGAACGGCTTTCACCATATGGCTGACGGTAGATATAACGGCCACCCCAACCACCCCAGCTTGGGCTACGGAAACTATTCAGGCCGTTATCAGTAAGACCGAGATAAGCCGGTGTATCACCTTCCATAATGAAGGCATATTTCAGATAGTGTTTGCCGAGCGGACCCTTGCTGCGGATATTCACATCCAGCCATTCGTTGGCGACCTTGCTGAAATCGGCTCCGGCGCCGTTTTTGTAATATTCGTCCCCGGCTATACCCGTCCAGGTTGCGGACGCATATTCACCGCCATCGGGTGAAGAGGGTTTAACGATATAGGATACGTTTGGAAATTCTTTGCGGATCCAGGGACCGGCATCATCCTGATCTGAGATCGAATAGACGCGAAGCTTGGCTTCGAACTGCTTCAGCTGTTCCGCAGAACGGGTCGCTTTTACATCATACAGCGCCTGAGCAAGTGTGTTCGCACCGCCCCAGACTGTTACCCATACCGGGCGCTCGTCTGCCTTGTCGACTGCAGCAATCAAAGCCTGAGAGCCGGGAGACGACTTGCCTTTGCCCACATCAGCCATGCCATAGCCCGGCTGACCATTAGTAACCAGACTTTCCAGATAAGACTTCGTTGGCCAGTTTGCCGCGTGCTTCATCAGATTGGGTCTGACTTCGTCATAGGCTGAGATAATGCCCTTAATCGTCCCGGTTTCACGCTTTGAGCGCTGCCATGTCGAAGTCGTTGCGACTAACCCTTCAAGATCAATCTCGTTGGAGTAGGTCAGTAAGCGGACCATCGACATTTGATCATCCGGTTCGTTCCCCATATCCGTCAGGACAAACATGCGGGGGTGGCCGGAATACATATCAATGTTTTCTGCTGCACTGACGCTCGAAGAAATGATACTGGCTGACATCATCCCCAGGATCAGACTGCCTGCCAGGTACTTATGTTTATATGACTTTTTCTGCTGTTTCTTTGCCATTTACGTAGCCCCTTGTGTGTGAGTTCTGTCTAATTATGTGCAGGTAATCTAACGTTACTGCCTATATAGTTTACTTGGTGAACTATATAAATGGTATCCCGATTATTCTGAATTGTTGTGTGATGAATCACAGAAACGGATGAGAAAAAGGCCGAAAAAAACAAGGCCCTGAATGATCAGGGCCTTGTTTGCGGTATATAGACGATTGTTTTGGCTAAACCTTAGAACGGTTAAATTCACCTGATAATTTATTTATCTAAAAATATTATTATATTTCAATTAACTATGTTTAGTTATCTAATTTCATGTAATGATTTTTGTAAAGTTTAAAGGTTTTTATGCAAGATTTTTTTACATATTTTGGATAGATTAGTATGAGATCTGAACTGTTTTAGACGCATCCGGCCCTTGAAGCAAATTAGAACGTTCAGGTCAGTAATCGTCACCGAATGGCATGTCTAACAATGAATGGACTTACCTTCATAAGATCATCTTTTCGTTTATGAACCCAGCTTGTTCAGCTTATATTTTGAAATCGTCAGATTATTTAAAAATGAGTTTTCTTGCTTTGTAAACAGGCATTGATGGCCCAGTAAAAAGTACCAGAATTTTTTTTGGTGTCGCTATGTGGAATAGAACCAGAAAGGGGGAGCTCTTCTCTCCTGGTTTCGGCTTTTCAGTGCAACGGATAGTGACTCCCACTAGTAATCTAATTCGATATAAAGGATAAAAAATCATTATCTGTCGCTGATGATTTCACTGCTCTTAAATTATCTAGGGCATCGATTATACTAGATGAATACATTTTTTTTGATGTTGAAAATAATATCTAAACGCCAACGGTAACATTTTTTGTAACAAGCACTATGTCACATCACGTTATGCGTAACATATGTTACGTAACACAAATTTTAGTGATTCATCTCACAAAAATGAGTCAAATTTTATCGTTATATGGCATCACTTTCTTGATGTGAGTGGGGCTTTAAAGATGTTAAAAACAAATTCATGCGTTGTTAATGGTAAAAAAAATGTAAGCGTAGTATCTCAGGATGTTATTTATGAAAAGGATGGAACATTAGTCGAGGTGACTCGAGGTGGCATTTGCGGTTCTGATCTTCACTATTATCACAATGGGAAAGTTGGTAATTTTGAAGTTAAACAACCAATGATATTAGGTCATGAAGTTATTGGGATTATTAAAGAAACAGATTCTAATGGTTTGAAATTAAATCAGAGAGTTGCCATTAATCCAAGTAAGCCATGTGGTAAATGTAAATATTGTAAAGAGCACAATGAAAATCAATGTGTCAATATGAGGTTTTTTGGAAGCGCAATGTATTTTCCACATGTAAACGGTGGTTTTACTCAATATAAAATAGTTGATTCTAGTCAATGCGTACCATTTGGCGAAAAATCTGATGAAAGACGTATGGCATTTGCTGAGCCCCTTGCTGTTGCTATTCATGCAGCTAAACAAGCCGGAAATGTAGAAAATAAAAATATAATTGTTTCTGGTGTCGGCCCAATTGGATGTTTGCTGGTATCAGCACTTAAAGTGTTAGGTGCAAAAGAAATTGTATGCGTCGATGTTAGTGAAAAATCATTATCACTTGCAAAAAAAATGGGGGGTACAAAATTCATTAATACTGTAAATAGTAATTTAGATGAGTATAAAAATGAAAAGGGTTTCTTTGATATTGCATTTGAAGTTTCCGGACATCCTGATTCTTTAAAAAACTGCCTCTCAGTTACCCGGGCCAAGGGAACCATTGTTCAAGTAGGTATGGGGGGGGATATTCCTGAATTCCCTATCATGCAATTGATTGCAAAAGAAATTAAGCTTGTTGGTGCATTTCGTTTTAATGAGGAATTTTACACGTCAGTATCATGGTTAGATTCAAATAAAATAAATCCACTTCCACTATTAAGCGGTGAATTCCCATTTCAAGAATTAGAGACTGCATTGGATTTTGCATCAAATAAATCTTTGGCAGCGAAAGTACAATTAATTTTTAAAGGAGCTTAGGATGAAAAATTTATTTTCACTTTCAAATAAAAAGGTTTTAATAACTGGTTCAGCACAAGGAATTGGTTTTCTGTTGGCAACAGGTCTTGCAGATCAAGGTGCCGAAATTATTGTAAATGATGTAACACACGAAAAAGCTGAAACAGCTGTAAGCAAGTTGCGTGATTTAGGTTATACCGCATATCCAATGGCGTTTGATGTAACCAAGAAAAATGAAGTAGACAAAGCAATTGATAAAATTGAATCTGATATTGGTGCTATTGATGTATTAATTAATAATGCTGGAATTCAGAGACGCCATCCGTTTACTGAATTCCCTGAACAAGAATGGAATGATGTTATTTCTGTTAACCAAACAGCAGTTTTTCTGGTTTCACAAGCAGTTGCGAAAAAAATGATTAACAGAAAAGAAGGTAAAATCATTAATATTTGCTCCATGCAAAGTGAATTAGGTAGAGATACAATTACTCCTTATGCTGCATCTAAAGGCGCTGTAAAGATGTTGACAAGAGGTATGTGTGTTGAATTAGCAAGATATAATATTCAAATCAATGGTATTGCTCCTGGTTATTTCAAAACTGAAATGACTAAAGCATTAGTTGAGAATGAAGAATTTACTTCTTGGTTAACCAAAAGAACACCTGCTGCTCGTTGGGGTGATCCTGAAGAATTAATTGGTGCAGCAGTATTTTTATCCTCTAAGGCTTCAGATTTCGTGAACGGACATTTGTTATTTGTTGACGGTGGAATGCTCGTCGCAGTTTAAAAGTTGCAGGGCAGTTATTTTATAACTGCCCTATTAAGGAGAATATTATGCCTTTAGTTGTAATTGGAATTGGTGTCTGTTTGTTACTTTTACTAATGATTAAGTTCAAAGTAAATGGTTTCATCGCTTTGATCTTAGTGGCTGGATTAGTCGGCATTGGTGAAGGAATGACGCCGCTTACAGTTGTGAAATCAATCCAAACAGGAATTGGTGGAACCTTAGGGGGATTGGCCATGATCCTTGGGTTTGGAGCAATGGTCGGGAGGTTGATTTCAGATACTGGTGCTGCACAGAGAATCGCAACGACTTTAATTGAGACATTCGGTGAAAAATATGTTCAGTGGGCATTAGTCATCACTGGGCTAGCTGTTGGCTTAGCCATGTTCTATGAAGTTGGTTTTGTCTTATTGCTTCCATTAGTCTTCACTATTGTAGCCGCAGCAGGCATGCCTCTTTTATATGTTGGTATTCCAATGGTCGCAGCGCTATCTGTTACGCACTGTTTCTTACCTCCACATCCAGGTCCTACAGCAATTGCAACTATCTTTGGCGCAAATCTAGGAACAACGCTTCTTTATGGCTTAATAATTACAATTCCAACAGTAATTATTGCAGGTCCATTATTTTCTAAATTTCTTAAGAATTTTGAGAAAGAACCACCGAAGGGTTTGTTCAATCCTCGAGTATTTACTGAAGAAGAAATGCCAAGTTTTGGGATCAGCCTATTAGTTGCAATTATTCCTGTGGTTTTAATGGGTGCCGCAGCCATCTGTGAAATGACGTTACCGAAAGATAATCTATTAAGACAATCTCTAGAGTTTGTTGGTCATCCTGCTGTTGCTTTATTCGTTGCAATTATTCTTGCTATATTTTTCCTCGGTATGAGAAATGGCAAAAAAATTGATTCTGTAATGGATATTATCAGCGACTCTATCGGCGCTATATCTATGATTATGTTCATAATCGCTGGCGGTGGTGCGTTTAAGCAAGTATTAGTTGATAGTGGCGTCGGTACTTACATTGCAGACATTATGCGTGGCTCATCATTATCACCTCTATTGATGTGTTGGTGTGTTGCAGCAATGCTTCGTATTGCTCTTGGCTCTGCAACGGTCGCTGCAATTACAACTGCTGGTATCGTTCTACCTTTAATTCCTTTAACCCATGCAGATCCTGCTCTGATGGTTCTTGCCACAGGTGCTGGTAGTGTGATTGCGTCGCATGTTAATGATCCTGGTTTCTGGTTATTTAAAGGTTATTTCAATTTAAGTGTTGGTGAAACAATTCGTGTTTGGACTGTTATGGAAACACTGATATCAGTCTTGGGTTTAATCGGTGTCTTATCTTTAAACTCTTTTTTACACTAAAAACTATTTGAAGAGGAAGGTTTAGTAGTACTTCCTGTTTTGGTGATGTAATGAAAAATCATAGAATAACTCTACAAGATATTGCAAATCTGGCAGATGTCACAAAAATGACAGTAAGTCGCTATATTAAATCACCTAATTTGGTTGCTCCAGAAACTAGAAAACGAATATCTGAAATCATGGAGGAAATAAACTATATTCCTAATAGAGCACCATCTATGTTGTTGAATACAAAAAGTTATACGATAGGTGTTCTTATTCCATCATTTAGGAACCATTTGTTTTCTGATTTATTAGCTGGGATTGAATCAGTTACCACACCAAAACAATATCAAACCCTAATAGCGAATTATAACTATTCACCTGAGGAAGAAGAGGAGAAGATAATAAATCTACTATCGTACAATATAGATGGAATTATTTTATGCGAAAAGAATCATAGTATCAAAGCTGTCAAATACTTACGTTCATCTAATATACCAATCGTTGAGGTTATGGATTCTGAAGGTCCATGTTTAGATATGGAAGTCGGTTATGATAACAAAAAAGCATCTTTTGATATGACCAAAACAATGATTGAAAACAAAAAAAGAAAGCAAGTTGTTTATTTTGGATCGCAAGATGATAGAAGGGATGAGCTTAGGTTTCAAGGATATACTTTGGGTGTTAGAGAATATGGCCTGAAGCCTTATATTATATCTCCAAAAACGATTTCATCTATTGAAATTGGTGAATATCTTTGTAAGGAAGCATTTGAAAAATATCCTGGCATGGATGGAGCTATATGTACTAATGATGATATTGCTGTCGGTGTTCTTCTTTATTGCAAAAAAAATAAAATTTCCGTTCCTGATGAATTTTCAATTGCTGGTTTTAATGGTCTAGAAATTGGTAGAAGAATGATACCTAGTATTGCAAGTGTCGTGACACCAAGATTTCAAGTTGGTAAAACCGCAGCAGAGATTCTTCTAAATAAGATCACAAATGAAAATTTTAATTCGCACTCTATCGAGTTAGGTTATCAAATTTATTTAGGTGAAACCATTTAGTTTAAAGGGTGTAAATATGAATGATTTTTTTAAAGCAAACGGAATCATCTTGATGGGTGTATCCAGTACGGGTAAATCATCCGTTGGTGCGGCATTGGCGAAAGTTATCGGCGCAAAATTTATCGATGGTGATGATCTTCACCCTCGTAATAATATTTTGAAAATGTCCAATAAACAGCCATTAAACGATGATGACCGCTCTCCTTGGTTAGAACGTATCCGTGATGCCGCATTCAGTCTTGAGAAGAAGAATGAAACTGGGATCATCGTTTGTTCTGCACTGAAAAAGAAATATCGAGATCTGATCCGAGAAGGCAATGAACATGTCGCGTTCCTGCATCTGGCGGGTGATTTCGAGTTGGTGCTGGCTCGGATGCAGGCCCGCAAAGGACATTTCATGCCGGTTGAACTGTTAAAGAACCAATTTGAAACACTGGAATCCCCGGACGCTTCCGAACCGGATGTGATCCATATTGATATCGATGGCAATTTTGATGAAGTGGTGGACCGTTGTGTGACAGCAATCCATCAACGTGGCGAATAAGATTTTTGAGAGGGCAGTATGAAAAATGTGATTGAGCAGGTGACCCGCCGGATCGCCGAACGGAGTCATGAAACCCGCAGTCGTTATGTTGCGCGTATGAAAGCGCAGGCAGAAAACGGGAAAACCCGGACACATCTTTCTTGCGGGAATCTGGCGCATACCGTGGCGGCATGTTCTTCAATGCAAAAGAGCACCATTCTGGATTTCACCAAGGTGAACGTCGGCATCATCACTGCGTATAACGACATGCTGAGTGCACATGAGCCTTATGATGTCTATCCGCAGTTCATTAAGGACGCTCTTCGCAACGTCGGTCACAGTGCCCAGGTTGCCGGTGGTGTGCCTGCGATGTGTGATGGTGTGACGCAAGGTCAGGAGGGGATGGATGTATCGCTGTTTTCCCGTGAAGTCATTGCACAGGCGACCGCGGTTTCGCTCAGTCACAATACGTTTGATGCCACGCTACTGTTAGGGATTTGCGATAAGATTGCTCCGGGCCAACTCATGGGCGCGTTGTCGTTTGGTCATCTGCCAACGGCATTTGTCCCGGCCGGTCCGATGCCAACCGGTATCAGTAACGATGAGAAAGTGAAAGTCCGTCAGAAATATGCCGCGGGAGAAGTTGGCAAGGACGCGCTGCAAAAAATGGAATGTGGTGCCTACCATTCCTCAGGGACTTGTACGTTCTATGGTACCGCGAATACCAACCAACTGGTGTTTGAAGCGATGGGGCTGATGCTCCCTGGCTCTGCGTTCCTGCCGCCAAGTGTTGAGTTACGAGCCGCACTTACTGAACAAATTGTATTGCATATCACATCACAAGCAGACAGTGGTACGCTGTATCGTCCGCTCTGGCAGGTGATGGATGAGAAATCTATCGTCAATGGTCTGGTTGTGTTGCTGGCATCTGGTGGCAGTACCAACCATTCCATGCATCTGGTTGCTGTTGCCGCAGCGGCTGGTTATATCCTGACTTGGGATGACATCGATACGCTTTCGCAGGTCGTTCCACTGTTGGCAAAAATGTACCCAAATGGACCGGCAGATATCAACGATTTCCAAAACGCAGGTGGTGTGCCGACTCTCATGAAAGGGTTGGCGGAACGGGGTTTGCTGAATATGGATGCCACCCCTGTGTTTGGTTGTATGGAAGATTACCTCAAGACGCCGCATCTGAATGGTGGTGCAGTGGTCTATCGACCAGCAACGGATTCCAAAAATCCGGAAGTCATTGCTTTGCCGGGCACCTTCTTTAGTGCGCAGGGTGGTCTGAAAGTCGTCGACGGAAACCTCGGTCGTGGCGTCATTAAAATCAGTGCGGTTGCACCGGAACATCACTTTATTGAAGCGCCTGCCCGTGTGTTTGAGTCTCAACACGATGTGGAGAAAGCCTATCACGCAGGTGAATTTACTTCTGATGTGGTGATTGTCGTGCGTTTCAACGGCCCGGCTGCGAACGGGATGCCGGAGTTACATAAACTGATGCCTGTTCTGGGTAACCTGATGAAAGCCGGCTTAAAGGTAGCTTTAGTCACTGATGGTCGCCTTTCTGGTGCGTCAGGGAAAGTACCGGCAGTGATCCATATGTCACCGGAAGCACAACGTGGCGGACCATTAGCTAAAATTGCTACCGGTGATGTCATTCGAGTGGATGCTGCCAATGGCAAAATCGATGTATTGACCGACATTCAGGCGCGTGCACCGGCTCAGGTGGACTTAACCCGTGAGCATTTTGGTTCAGGCCGCGAACTGTTTTCCGTATTCCGTCAGGTTGTTTCCGGTGCGGAGCAAGGCGCAACGATTTTTAATTATTTGGGCTAACAGACAGGAGCCTGTATGAGCTGGCAAGTTGAACCAGCAGCGGTATTCGCTGCTTCCCCGGTGGTTCCGGTAATGGTGATCAAACGTGTGGAAGATGCAGTGCCGATGGCAAAAGCACTGGCAGAAGGTGGGATCACCGTGTTTGAAATTACCCTGCGGACCCCGGCTGCACTCGATGCAATCCGTGCCATTGCGGCCGCATTACCTGAAACGCAGGTTGGCGCTGGAACGGTACTGACACCGGAACAATATGATGCAGCGGTTGAAGCGGGGGCGAAGTTTATCATCTCTCCCGGCTATACCCGTACGCTGATGGAGCATGCGAAAAAAGGTCCGTCCCCGTTGATTCCGGGTGTGGCGACACCCTCGGAAATCATGACCGCCTTAGAGCTGGGTTATGATCACCTGAAGTTCTTCCCAGCGGAAGCGAATGGCGGCGCTGCTGCACTGAAAGCAATTGCAGCCCCCTTGGCACAAGTGAAATTCTGCCCCACAGGTGGCGTGAGCCCGAAAAACGTAGCAGATTATGTTGCTTTAGGTTGTGTTGCTACTGTGGGTGGCACCTGGATGTTGCCAGCCGATGCCATCAATACGGGCGATTGGGCAACCATTACCGAATTGACCCAAAAAGCTGTGGAGCTAGTAAATAGTTTAAGGCGCTAAGAAATATGCGAACAAGTCATCGGTTCAGGGAATAGAGTACTTGTTCGCACCTTCTACAGGTATGACATAACCTAAGTATAACTAAAAAAGTTTACAGAACTTCAATGTGAAAAACGGTAAACTTTGTTATAAGTTACTGAAATAAAATATTATTTATATCTAATCTTTACAAATTAACTCTAAGGTATTCGTCAGAACGGAATATCGTCATCGAAATCCATTGGCGGTTCGTTATAGGTTGGCTGCTGCTGTGCCGGTGCTGGTGCCGGAGTATAGCTACCTTGTGGTGCGGCTTGCTGCGGTGCGTAACCCGGGGTTGCGCCGCCCTGTGGAGCTGCTGCTGCCGGAGCGGATGGACGGCCCCAGTTACCTTGTTGTGGTTGCTGTGCCGGAGCACCCATATTGCCACCTTGTTGTGGAGCACCTGCGCCACGACCATCCAGCATCTGCATTTCATTGGCGATGATTTCGGTGGTGTAGCGTTTCTGGCCTTGCGGATCCTGCCATTCACGGGTTTGCAGACGACCTTCCAGATAAACTTTCGAGCCTTTACGCAGATATTCACCAGCGATTTCAGCCAGACGACGGTACAGCACGATCCGATGCCATTCAGTGCGTTCCTGCATTTGACCTTGCTGGTCTTTCCAGCTTTCGCTGGTGGCAACAGTGATATTGGCTACCGCATTGCCGTTTGGCATATAGCGCACTTCCGGGTCCTGACCCAGATTGCCAACGATGATGACTTTATTTACGCCTCTGGCCATGATCTGCTCCGTAAAAATTCGAATTCTATAGCTACCTATCTTAGCAATAATCGTCCCTAAAGTCAGATCGACAGCTATGACAGGCCGTAAATAGTTTGCGGGCCGGACATTAACATATTTGCAGCAATACTGGCTATTCATCCAGTGCTGGCTATGCCATACTTAAGTTTTGATATGGTTCACAGCTGGCATTCTATGGACAAGATCGAGATACGGGGCGCACGTACCCATAATCTGAAAAATATCAATCTGACGCTGCCGCGTGACAAGTTGATTGTAATCACCGGTCTTTCCGGTTCTGGCAAATCATCGCTGGCTTTCGACACATTATATGCGGAGGGGCAGCGCCGTTATGTTGAATCCCTTTCTGCCTACGCACGTCAGTTCTTAAGCCTGATGGAAAAACCCGATGTGGATCATATCGAAGGCTTATCGCCGGCGATCTCCATCGAACAGAAATCCACTTCGCATAACCCGCGTTCCACCGTCGGCACTATCACCGAAATCTACGATTACCTGCGCTTGCTGTATGCCCGCGTAGGTGAACCTCGTTGCCCGGAACACGACTTGCCGCTGGCAGCACAAACGATCAGCCAGATGGTGGATCGGGTGCTGGCGGAGCCGGAAAACCGCAAGATGATGATTCTGGCGCCGGTGGTGCGTAACCGTAAAGGGGAGCATAAGCAGCTGCTGGAAAGTCTGGCCGCGCAGGGTTATATCCGCGCCCGCATTGATGGTGAGGTCTGTGATCTTTCTGACCCGCCAACACTGGAACTGCAGAAGAAACATACCATCGAAGTGGTGGTCGATCGCTTCAAAGTCCGGCCGGATCTGCAACTGCGTCTGGCTGAATCCTTTGAAACGGCACTGCATTTATCCGGCGGACTGGTTTATGTTGCGGATATGGACGATGACAAAGCGCAACCGCTGATTTTCTCCGCGAACTTCGCCTGTCCGGAATGCGGCTATTCCCTGAGTGAACTGGAACCGCGGCTGTTCTCGTTCAACAACCCGGCCGGTGCCTGTCCGAGCTGTGATGGCTTGGGTGTGCAGCAATATTTTGATCCGCATAAAGTGGTGACCAATCCGGAACTGAGTCTGACCGGCGGCGCGATCCGTGGCTGGGATAAACGCAGTTTTTATTACTTCCAGATGCTGAAATCGGTCGCTGATCATTACAAGTTTGATCTGGATGAACCGTTTGATGCGCTGAGTCCGCAAGCGAAAAAAGTGGTGCTGCACGGCAGTGGCCACACCGCGATAGAATTCCGTTACATGAACGATCGTGGTGATGTGGTGGTGCGCAATCACCCGTTTGAAGGCGTGCTGCATAATATGGAGCGTCGCTACCGCGAAACCGAATCCAACAGTGTGCGCGAAGAGCTGGCGAAATATATCGCCAATCAGCCCTGTCCGAGCTGTCAGGGCAGCCGTTTGCGTCAGGAAGCGCGTCATGTGTATGTGACGGGCGTGACGTTGCCGCAGGTTTCCGAAATGTCGATCGGGGAAGCCCTGAACTTCTTCCGGAACCTGCAGCTGGACGGTCAGCGGGCGCAAATTGCCGAGAAAATCCTGAAAGAGATTATTGAACGTCTCGGTTTTCTGGTGAATGTCGGCCTGAACTACCTTTCCTTGTCCCGTTCCGCGGAAACACTCTCCGGTGGTGAAGCACAGCGTATTCGTCTGGCGAGCCAGATTGGGGCCGGCCTGGTCGGGGTGATGTATGTGCTGGATGAACCGTCCATCGGTCTGCATCAGCGTGACAATGAACGCTTGCTGGGTACTCTGTTCCATCTGCGTAATCTCGGTAACACCGTAATCGTGGTTGAACATGACGAAGATGCCATTCGTCATGCGGACTACGTGGTCGATATCGGTCCGGGGGCAGGGGTGCATGGCGGTGTGATTGTGGCGCAGGGCACACCGGCTGAGGTCATGGCAAATCCGGATTCAGTGACCGGTGAATATCTCTCCGGACGCAAGAAGATTGCGATCCCGGCAGAGCGTCGTCCCACCGGTGACAAATGGCTGAAGCTGCTGGGTGCCAGTGGTAACAACCTGAAAAAAGTCGATTTGCATATTCCTGTCGGCGTGATGACCTGTGTCACCGGGGTGTCCGGTTCCGGTAAATCGACGTTGATCAACGATACTTTGTTCCGTATTGCGCACCGTGATTTGAACGGTGCCACGGTTGAGAAGCCAGCGCCGTATCTGGATATTCAGGGGATGGACTATCTGGACAAGGTTGTGGATATCGACCAGAGCCCGATTGGTCGGACGCCGCGTTCGAATCCGGCAACCTATACCGGGCTGTTTACACCGATCCGTGAGTTGTTTGCGGCGACGCAGGAAGCGCGTTCGCGGGGTTATGCGCCGGGGCGTTTCTCGTTTAACGTCAAAGGTGGGCGTTGCGAGGCTTGTCAGGGTGACGGCGTGATCAAGGTGGAGATGCACTTCCTGCCGGATGTGTATGTACCCTGTGATGTCTGTAAGGGCAAACGCTATAACCGTGAAACACTGGAAGTAACATATAAAGGTAAGACCATTCACGAAGTGCTGGATATGACGGTCGAGGATGCGCGGGCATTCTTTGATGCGGTACCGGCGCTGGCGCGGAAGTTACAGACGCTGATGGAGGTGGGGCTGTCTTATATTCGCCTCGGTCAGTCGGCGACAACACTCTCCGGTGGTGAAGCGCAGCGCGTCAAACTGGCAAAAGAGTTGTCGAAACGCGATACCGGCCAGACCTTGTATATTCTGGATGAACCAACCACGGGTCTGCATTTCCACGATATTCAACAGTTGCTGAATGTACTGGAAAAACTGCGTGATAATGGTAATACCATTGTGATCATCGAACACAATCTGGATGTGATTAAAACCGCGGACTGGATTGTCGATCTGGGACCGGAAGGCGGCTCGGGTGG is a window from the Tolumonas auensis DSM 9187 genome containing:
- a CDS encoding bifunctional 4-hydroxy-2-oxoglutarate aldolase/2-dehydro-3-deoxy-phosphogluconate aldolase; amino-acid sequence: MSWQVEPAAVFAASPVVPVMVIKRVEDAVPMAKALAEGGITVFEITLRTPAALDAIRAIAAALPETQVGAGTVLTPEQYDAAVEAGAKFIISPGYTRTLMEHAKKGPSPLIPGVATPSEIMTALELGYDHLKFFPAEANGGAAALKAIAAPLAQVKFCPTGGVSPKNVADYVALGCVATVGGTWMLPADAINTGDWATITELTQKAVELVNSLRR
- the ssb gene encoding single-stranded DNA-binding protein translates to MMARGVNKVIIVGNLGQDPEVRYMPNGNAVANITVATSESWKDQQGQMQERTEWHRIVLYRRLAEIAGEYLRKGSKVYLEGRLQTREWQDPQGQKRYTTEIIANEMQMLDGRGAGAPQQGGNMGAPAQQPQQGNWGRPSAPAAAAPQGGATPGYAPQQAAPQGSYTPAPAPAQQQPTYNEPPMDFDDDIPF
- the uvrA gene encoding excinuclease ABC subunit UvrA, whose product is MDKIEIRGARTHNLKNINLTLPRDKLIVITGLSGSGKSSLAFDTLYAEGQRRYVESLSAYARQFLSLMEKPDVDHIEGLSPAISIEQKSTSHNPRSTVGTITEIYDYLRLLYARVGEPRCPEHDLPLAAQTISQMVDRVLAEPENRKMMILAPVVRNRKGEHKQLLESLAAQGYIRARIDGEVCDLSDPPTLELQKKHTIEVVVDRFKVRPDLQLRLAESFETALHLSGGLVYVADMDDDKAQPLIFSANFACPECGYSLSELEPRLFSFNNPAGACPSCDGLGVQQYFDPHKVVTNPELSLTGGAIRGWDKRSFYYFQMLKSVADHYKFDLDEPFDALSPQAKKVVLHGSGHTAIEFRYMNDRGDVVVRNHPFEGVLHNMERRYRETESNSVREELAKYIANQPCPSCQGSRLRQEARHVYVTGVTLPQVSEMSIGEALNFFRNLQLDGQRAQIAEKILKEIIERLGFLVNVGLNYLSLSRSAETLSGGEAQRIRLASQIGAGLVGVMYVLDEPSIGLHQRDNERLLGTLFHLRNLGNTVIVVEHDEDAIRHADYVVDIGPGAGVHGGVIVAQGTPAEVMANPDSVTGEYLSGRKKIAIPAERRPTGDKWLKLLGASGNNLKKVDLHIPVGVMTCVTGVSGSGKSTLINDTLFRIAHRDLNGATVEKPAPYLDIQGMDYLDKVVDIDQSPIGRTPRSNPATYTGLFTPIRELFAATQEARSRGYAPGRFSFNVKGGRCEACQGDGVIKVEMHFLPDVYVPCDVCKGKRYNRETLEVTYKGKTIHEVLDMTVEDARAFFDAVPALARKLQTLMEVGLSYIRLGQSATTLSGGEAQRVKLAKELSKRDTGQTLYILDEPTTGLHFHDIQQLLNVLEKLRDNGNTIVIIEHNLDVIKTADWIVDLGPEGGSGGGMILTEGTPEQVAECAESHTARFLKPLLERDRA